The Vicia villosa cultivar HV-30 ecotype Madison, WI linkage group LG1, Vvil1.0, whole genome shotgun sequence genome includes a region encoding these proteins:
- the LOC131626361 gene encoding uncharacterized protein LOC131626361: MLLMQSLTQRRAGKVVNSSVRYADVKRVQSQVVGSMPQWMQSNMKKPPVSIDSPSTSDFGLQAGVYGALMGLTYLSGSSIPPAGYAGADVPGLILAGSFGASLYFMTKKNVKLGKATVITIGGLVAGTVVGSVVENWLQVDIVPFLGIHSPAAVVSEVIILSQFLVSLYLR, translated from the exons ATGTTACTTATGCAGAGCCTAACTCAGCGGCGAGCAGGAAAAGTAGTGAACAGCAGTGTTCGCTATGCTGATGTTAAGCGCGTTCAGTCTCAAGTTGTAGGATCGATGCCTCAATGGATGCAATCCAACATGAAGAAACCACCAGTTTCAATTGACTCACCTTCCACCAGTGATTTTGGTTTACAAGCTGGAGTATATGGTGCACTGATGGGTTTAACCTATCTTAGTGGTTCTTCTATTCCCCCTGCAGGTTACGCCGGGGCCGATGTTCCGGGACTTATCCTGGCTGGTAGCTTTGGAGCTTCCCTATACTTCATGACCAAAAAGAATGTTAAGTTAG GGAAGGCTACTGTTATAACCATAGGAGGGCTCGTAGCTGGTACCGTAGTAGGGTCGGTTGTAGAGAACTGGTTGCAGGTCGATATTGTCCCATTTCTGGGCATACACTCCCCTGCTGCTGTTGTTAGCGAAGTCATAATTTTATCCCAATTCTTGGTTTCTCTGTACCTAAGGTAG
- the LOC131626369 gene encoding uncharacterized protein LOC131626369 isoform X2 has product MAEKLAPEKRHIFLHNGQKVFEWDQTLDEVDIYINLPPNVHSKLFYCNIQSKHIQLGIKGNPPFLNHDLSSPVKTDSSFWTLEDDIMHITLNKRDKGQTWASPILGQGQLDAYSTDLEQKRLMLQRFQEENPGFDFSQAQFSGNCPDPRTFMGGIRSD; this is encoded by the exons ATGGCAGAGAAATTGGCACCGGAAAAGCGTCACATTTTCCTCCACAATG GTCAAAAGGTTTTCGAATGGGATCAAACCCTAGACGAGGTCGATATTTACATCAATCTTCCTCCAAATGTTCATTCCAAGCTTTTTTACTGTAACATTCAGTCCAAACATATTCAGCTTGGTATCAAAGGCAATCCTCCCTTTCTCAAT CATGATCTTAGTTCTCCCGTGAAGACAGATTCTTCCTTCTGGACTTTag AGGATGATATAATGCATATAACCTTGAATAAAAGAGATAAGGGTCAGACATGGGCTTCTCCCATATTAGGTCAAGGTCAGTTGGATGCTTACTCTACTGATTTAGAACAGAAACGCCTcatgcttcaaagatttcaagaGGAG AACCCGGGTTTTGATTTTTCACAAGCTCAGTTTAGTGGAAACTGCCCTGATCCAAGGACCTTCATGGGTGGAATTCGATCAGATTGA
- the LOC131626369 gene encoding uncharacterized protein LOC131626369 isoform X1 produces the protein MAEKLAPEKRHIFLHNGQKVFEWDQTLDEVDIYINLPPNVHSKLFYCNIQSKHIQLGIKGNPPFLNHDLSSPVKTDSSFWTLEDDIMHITLNKRDKGQTWASPILGQGQLDAYSTDLEQKRLMLQRFQEENPGFDFSQAQFSGNCPDPRTFMGGIRSD, from the exons ATGGCAGAGAAATTGGCACCGGAAAAGCGTCACATCTTCCTCCACAACG GTCAAAAGGTTTTCGAATGGGATCAAACCCTAGACGAGGTCGATATTTACATCAATCTTCCTCCAAATGTTCATTCCAAGCTTTTTTACTGTAACATTCAGTCCAAACATATTCAGCTTGGTATCAAAGGCAATCCTCCTTTTCTCAAT CATGATCTTAGTTCTCCCGTGAAGACAGATTCTTCCTTCTGGACTTTag AGGATGATATAATGCATATAACCTTGAATAAAAGAGATAAGGGTCAGACATGGGCTTCTCCCATATTAGGTCAAGGTCAGTTGGATGCTTACTCTACTGATTTAGAACAAAAACGCCTcatgcttcaaagatttcaagaGGAG AACCCGGGTTTTGATTTTTCACAAGCTCAGTTTAGTGGAAACTGCCCTGATCCAAGGACCTTCATGGGTGGAATTCGATCAGATTGA